From the Salmo trutta chromosome 30, fSalTru1.1, whole genome shotgun sequence genome, one window contains:
- the LOC115168761 gene encoding myosin-7B-like yields the protein MFQKATAVSFKTNLYDNHVGKSPNFIKPRNDNKRKYETHFELMHYAGVVPYNIRGWLDKNRDPLDETKVICLQGSSNKLYRILNPMAIPEESFVDSRKAVEKLLRSLDIDHTQYKFGMNHQENNPVTHLGVYSGEELALLFFKLRPLLRSTTAEKELALLFFKLRPLLRSTTAEKELALLFFKLRPLLRSTTAEKELALLFFKLRPLLRSTTAEKELALLFFKLRPLLRSTTAEKELALLFFKLRPLLRSTTAEKELALLFFKLRPLLRSTMAEKELATLKEEFAKLKDVFDKSEAKHKGVQERQVALIQEKNDLALQLQAEQDNLMDAEDCCDLLIKACCNLLIKAKVIELKERLEDEEMNAVLNASLNAKKHKLEDVCAELKTDLEITMVKVEKKRHATENKVKNRMEETHPEDLC from the exons ATGTTTCAAAAGGCCACTGCTGTCAGCTTTAAGACCAATCTGTATGACAACCATGTGGGCAAGTCTCCCAACTTCATCAAGCCAAGAAACGACAACAAACGTAAATACGAGACCCACTTTGAGCTGATGCACTACGCTGGAGTG GTACCGTACAACATCAGAGGATGGCTGGACAAAAACAGAGACCCCTTAGATGAGACAAAAGTCATCTGCTTACAGGGATCATCTAATAAACT GTATCGTATCCTGAACCCCATGGCTATCCCTGAGGAATCCTTTGTGGACAGCAGGAAGGCTGTGGAGAAGCTGCTGAGATCACTGGACATTGACCACACCCAGTACAAGTTTGGAATGAATCACCAAG AGAATAATCCAGTAACACATCTGGGCGTTTACAGTGGTGAAGAGCTGGCCCTGCTTTTCTTCAAGCTCAGGCCTCTCCTGAGGAGCACCACGGCAGAGAAGGAGCTGGCCCTGCTTTTCTTCAAGCTCAGGCCTCTCCTGAGGAGCACCACAGCAGAGAAGGAGCTGGCCCTGCTTTTCTTCAAGCTCAGGCCTCTCCTGAGGAGCACCACAGCAGAGAAGGAGCTGGCCCTGCTTTTCTTCAAGCTCAGGCCTCTCCTGAGGAGCACCACAGCAGAGAAGGAGCTGGCCCTGCTTTTCTTCAAGCTCAGGCCTCTCCTGAGGAGCACCACGGCAGAGAAGGAGCTGGCCCTGCTTTTCTTCAAGCTCAGGCCTCTCCTGAGGAGCACCACAGCAGAGAAGGAGCTGGCCCTGCTTTTCTTCAAGCTCAGGCCTCTCCTGAGGAGCACCATGGCAGAGAAGGAGCTGGCCACACTCAAGGAGGAGTTTGCTAAGTTGAAGGACGTGTTTGACAAGTCGGAGGCAAAGCACAAGGGGGTGCAGGAGAGACAGGTGGCCCTGATCCAGGAGAAGAATGACCTGGCCCTACAGCTGCAGGCA GAGCAGGACAACCTGATGGATGCAGAGGACTGCTGTGACCTGCTGATCAAGGCCTGCTGTAACCTGCTGATTAAGGCCAAGGTCATAGAGCTGAAGGAAAGACTTGAGGATGAGGAGATGAACGCCGTCCTGAACGCCAGCCTGAAcgccaagaaacacaagctggAGGACGTGTGTGCAGAGCTGAAGACAGATCTGGAGATCACAATGGTCAAGGTGGAGAAGAAGAGACATGCCACAGAGAACAAG GTGAAGAACCGGATGGAAGAGACTCACCCAGAAGATCTATGCTGA